AGAGATTCACCAGTGCTGTCATCAATTCTAATGAACGGTTGCTGGCTCTTCAAGCAATCACCGCCTTTGGGAGATCTTTAACATTTATTCTGCCTGTGTTGGCTCTCAAGAGAAAGCAACCTGGGAAATATGTCCATTTTGTAGCTGTTCCTTACGAATCGTTGAAGATGGCCACACGTACGAAGTTGGAAAACGCAGGTTTGGTGGTTGGAGAAACAGGTATGTTGACAGACCTGCATGCTGAAGCTAATCTTTCAGGCGTGGATGTACTCGTCGGTTGTTTTGATAGCTATGGAGATGCTGGCGTTGCTGATGTAATGAAACTGTGGGAGAAGGTGTTTGGCACGAGACGTAGTCGTGgtatttttgtttttgatgAAGCACATGTCTTGTGGCTAGAGAAATCATTTCGAAACATTTTCCATTCAGTGAAAGGTCTCAACTGgaaatcatttttgaaagtggTGTTTGTTTCTGCTACGCTGTCGTCAAAACTGGGCCTGTTCTTTATTGTTTAGTGAGCATACTGTAGCAGACTTTTGCACAGCTgtaatttctctttttgaGACTTTTTTGATCATTCTTTGATGTTCTTATAAACACAAGTTGAAAAAGAGCTTGCTCTTTTTTGGAGAGTGGATTTTTgtctttatttttattattacagAGACTTCTTACACGAATGGATGAGGTTAAGCTAATACCTAGACTTTGTAAAAAATGCGTTTTCTGCTTGTAGTTCAATTTGAGGTTCTGATCTACTAAACTTGCCGTGCACTAATGGAAGTTCTACCATTAGTGGCCTAAAAGGAAATATAAAGGAGCAAGTTGGGGTCAGAAGTACATTAATACATA
The genomic region above belongs to Kazachstania africana CBS 2517 chromosome 7, complete genome and contains:
- the KAFR0G03830 gene encoding Y' element ATP-dependent helicase, with the protein product MYDLVKAGGELFENFEFKSSVQERFTSAVINSNERLLALQAITAFGRSLTFILPVLALKRKQPGKYVHFVAVPYESLKMATRTKLENAGLVVGETGMLTDLHAEANLSGVDVLVGCFDSYGDAGVADVMKLWEKVFGTRRSRGIFVFDEAHVLWLEKSFRNIFHSVKGLNWKSFLKVVFVSATLSSKLGLFFIV